From the Jatrophihabitans sp. genome, one window contains:
- a CDS encoding LLM class F420-dependent oxidoreductase — protein MKLGLNLGYWGMGNDADNLALAREADVLGYSCAWAAEAYGSDVPTVLAWVGAQTEQIGLGSSILQIPARSPAMAAMTAATLDTLSGGRFRLGLGVSGPQVSEGWHGVRFSQPLARTREYVDIVNLALSRKRVRYEGRHYTLPLPDGPGKALQLTVHPVREHIPIYLASVGPKNLELTGEIADGWLSIFFSTGGYAAEQLALISAGRAKVGKDLDGFDVVASVPLLVSAEGADLQALAEPVRGYAALYIGGMGSKDVNFYNQLAVRMGYQAEAAEIQSRYLARDYEGAAAAVPFEFIDSTSLLGPPARIAQRMAEFAAAGVTTLNVMPYAATLEERLTSLRTAAEALRESGAAT, from the coding sequence GTGAAACTCGGACTGAACCTCGGCTACTGGGGCATGGGCAACGATGCCGACAACCTGGCCCTGGCCCGGGAAGCCGATGTCCTCGGCTACTCCTGCGCCTGGGCGGCCGAGGCCTACGGCTCGGACGTGCCCACGGTGCTGGCCTGGGTGGGTGCGCAGACCGAGCAGATCGGGCTGGGCAGCTCGATCCTGCAGATCCCGGCTCGCAGCCCGGCGATGGCGGCGATGACCGCGGCCACCCTGGACACCCTGTCCGGGGGCCGGTTCCGGCTGGGGCTCGGGGTGTCGGGCCCGCAGGTCTCCGAAGGCTGGCACGGCGTCCGGTTCTCCCAGCCGCTGGCCCGCACCCGGGAATACGTCGACATCGTCAACCTGGCGCTGAGCCGCAAGCGGGTGCGCTACGAGGGCCGGCACTACACGCTGCCGCTGCCCGACGGCCCCGGCAAGGCGCTGCAGCTCACCGTCCACCCGGTCCGCGAGCACATCCCCATCTACCTGGCCTCGGTCGGCCCCAAGAACCTCGAGCTGACCGGTGAGATCGCCGACGGCTGGCTGTCGATCTTCTTTTCCACCGGCGGCTACGCCGCCGAGCAGCTGGCGCTGATCTCAGCCGGTCGCGCCAAGGTCGGCAAGGACCTCGACGGTTTCGACGTGGTGGCCAGCGTGCCGCTGCTGGTGTCAGCCGAGGGCGCTGACCTGCAGGCGCTGGCCGAGCCGGTCCGCGGCTACGCCGCCCTCTACATCGGCGGCATGGGCAGCAAGGACGTCAACTTCTACAACCAGCTCGCGGTGCGGATGGGCTACCAGGCCGAAGCCGCCGAAATCCAGAGCCGCTACCTGGCCCGCGACTACGAGGGCGCCGCGGCCGCGGTGCCGTTCGAGTTCATCGACTCCACCTCGCTGCTCGGCCCGCCGGCCCGGATCGCCCAGCGGATGGCGGAGTTCGCCGCCGCCGGGGTGACCACGCTCAACGTGATGCCCTACGCCGCCACCCTGGAGGAACGGTTGACCAGCCTGCGGACAGCCGCCGAGGCGCTGCGCGAGTCAGGGGCCGCGACGTGA
- a CDS encoding MSMEG_4193 family putative phosphomutase produces the protein MPTVLLLRHGLTAMTGPVLAGRTPAVHLDERGQAQAAAVADRLAVLPLAAVRTSPLERCAETARAVTRAQQAAGRTVPQRSDRRLLECDYGDWTGREIRSLAKDPLWAVVQAHPSGVTFPGGESMAAMAERAVRAVRGVDAQLAAGEGDHALWVACSHGDVIKAILADALGLHLDLFQRLVVDPCSVSAIRYTAGRPFVLSMNDTTGDLSRFLPPKPRAGARRRRAASSDATVGGGAGAGAV, from the coding sequence ATGCCCACTGTCCTGCTCCTGCGACACGGCCTGACCGCGATGACCGGTCCGGTGCTGGCCGGACGAACGCCGGCGGTGCACCTCGACGAGCGCGGCCAGGCACAGGCGGCCGCGGTCGCCGACCGGTTGGCGGTGCTGCCGCTGGCGGCGGTGCGGACCAGCCCGCTGGAACGCTGCGCCGAGACCGCCCGGGCGGTCACCCGGGCGCAGCAGGCGGCCGGCCGGACGGTGCCCCAGCGCTCGGACCGGCGGCTGCTGGAATGCGACTACGGCGACTGGACCGGCCGCGAGATCAGGTCGCTGGCCAAGGACCCGCTGTGGGCGGTGGTGCAGGCGCACCCGTCCGGGGTCACCTTTCCCGGCGGCGAGTCGATGGCCGCGATGGCTGAGCGGGCGGTCCGCGCGGTCCGCGGCGTCGACGCCCAACTGGCGGCCGGCGAGGGCGACCACGCGCTCTGGGTGGCCTGCAGCCACGGCGACGTGATCAAGGCCATCCTGGCTGACGCGCTGGGCCTGCACCTGGACCTGTTCCAGCGGCTGGTGGTCGATCCGTGTTCGGTGTCGGCGATCCGCTACACCGCCGGCCGGCCGTTCGTGCTGAGCATGAACGACACCACCGGCGACCTCAGCCGGTTCCTGCCGCCCAAGCCGAGGGCCGGCGCCCGCAGGCGGCGGGCCGCATCCTCGGATGCGACCGTCGGAGGTGGTGCCGGAGCCGGAGCCGTCTAG
- a CDS encoding PAC2 family protein, translated as MTEFENWPELKDPVLVAAFEGWNDAGDAATGAIEHLELTWSATPLAALDPDDYYDFQVNRPTVSLVDGVSRRISWPTTRLSVCRPAGADFDLVLVRGIEPNMRWRGFCEELLEIMRELGVRTAVTLGALLSDSPHTRPTPVTGTSYDTASATRFGLDRSRYEGPTGIVGVLQEACVRVGIPAISFWAAVPHYVAQPPNPKATIALLHRVEEVLDIAVPLGELPAQADDWQKLVNEMAAEDEDVREYIRNLEERDDDGEMREASGDAIAKEFERYLRRRDKGGPPGSM; from the coding sequence ATGACGGAATTCGAGAACTGGCCGGAACTCAAGGACCCGGTTCTCGTCGCGGCCTTCGAGGGCTGGAACGACGCCGGTGACGCCGCCACCGGCGCGATCGAGCACCTGGAGCTGACCTGGTCGGCAACCCCCTTGGCCGCGCTGGACCCGGATGACTACTACGACTTCCAGGTGAACCGCCCCACGGTCTCGCTGGTGGACGGCGTGTCGCGCCGGATCAGCTGGCCGACCACCCGGCTGTCGGTGTGCCGGCCGGCCGGCGCGGACTTCGACCTGGTGCTGGTCCGCGGCATCGAGCCCAACATGCGCTGGCGCGGCTTCTGCGAGGAGTTGCTGGAAATCATGCGCGAGCTGGGGGTGCGGACCGCGGTCACGCTGGGCGCGCTGCTGTCGGACTCCCCGCACACCCGGCCCACCCCGGTCACCGGCACCTCCTACGACACGGCCAGCGCCACCCGGTTCGGCCTGGACCGGTCCCGCTACGAAGGCCCGACCGGCATCGTCGGCGTGCTGCAGGAGGCGTGCGTGCGGGTCGGCATCCCGGCGATCTCGTTCTGGGCCGCGGTGCCGCACTACGTGGCACAGCCGCCCAATCCCAAAGCCACCATCGCCCTGCTGCACCGAGTCGAAGAGGTGCTCGACATCGCGGTGCCGCTGGGCGAGCTGCCGGCCCAGGCCGATGACTGGCAGAAGCTGGTCAACGAGATGGCCGCCGAGGACGAGGACGTGCGCGAGTACATCCGCAACCTCGAGGAGCGCGACGACGACGGTGAGATGCGCGAGGCCTCCGGCGATGCCATCGCCAAGGAGTTCGAGCGCTACCTGCGCCGGCGTGACAAGGGCGGCCCGCCGGGCTCGATGTGA
- a CDS encoding PP2C family serine/threonine-protein phosphatase, which yields MLTLRWGSATDVGRVRTLNEDSLLAVPGLFVVADGMGGHAAGEVASQLAVAEFARLAEQAPMRAEDLTETVRQANEHILSASSERDDRLGMGTTLTGVGVVGTERGERLAVFNVGDSRVYRLTEGRFGQLTVDHSAVQELVDAGRLSAQAARSHPRRNVVTRSLGSNPGPAPDVWLVEPVAGDRFLVCSDGLTGELEDHVIADLLTTTPDPQAAADELVRRALAAGGNDNVTVVVLDVVEVLDTEAPPAATATMPAVTAQPGATEPGATATMPAAELGLPPTTPIPTAVLPRIPGAQRG from the coding sequence ATGCTCACCTTGCGCTGGGGTTCGGCCACCGATGTCGGCCGGGTACGCACGCTGAACGAGGACAGCCTGCTGGCGGTCCCCGGCCTGTTCGTGGTGGCCGACGGCATGGGTGGGCACGCCGCGGGCGAGGTGGCCAGCCAGCTGGCGGTCGCCGAGTTCGCCCGGCTGGCCGAGCAGGCGCCGATGCGCGCCGAAGACCTGACCGAGACGGTCCGGCAAGCCAACGAGCACATCCTGTCCGCGAGCTCCGAGCGCGATGACCGGCTCGGAATGGGCACCACCCTGACCGGGGTCGGCGTGGTGGGCACTGAGCGGGGCGAGCGGCTGGCGGTGTTCAATGTCGGCGACTCGCGGGTCTACCGGCTCACCGAAGGCCGGTTCGGCCAGCTGACCGTGGACCACTCGGCGGTTCAGGAGCTCGTCGACGCCGGCCGGCTCAGCGCGCAGGCGGCCCGGTCCCATCCCCGGCGCAACGTGGTGACCCGGTCGTTGGGCTCGAACCCCGGCCCGGCGCCGGACGTCTGGCTGGTGGAACCGGTGGCCGGAGACCGGTTCCTGGTCTGCTCGGACGGCCTGACCGGCGAGCTGGAGGACCACGTCATCGCCGACCTGCTGACCACCACCCCTGACCCGCAGGCGGCGGCCGACGAGCTGGTGCGCCGGGCCCTGGCCGCCGGCGGCAACGACAACGTGACCGTGGTGGTGCTCGACGTGGTAGAGGTGCTCGACACCGAGGCGCCGCCGGCCGCGACCGCGACGATGCCGGCCGTGACCGCGCAGCCAGGGGCCACCGAGCCGGGGGCCACCGCGACGATGCCGGCCGCCGAACTCGGGCTGCCGCCGACGACGCCGATCCCTACCGCGGTGCTGCCGAGGATTCCCGGCGCGCAACGAGGCTGA
- a CDS encoding SCO1664 family protein produces MTELTPPVAMPVLDALELLERGEITIQGRITTASNATLYCGIELDGVAAACVYKPVVGERPLWDFPDGTLAEREVATYLVAAATGWEPVPPTVLREGPMGTGMVQLWIAHDDSFDIVDAINSGRSRALQRMALLDAVVNNSDRKVSHLLPVVGDLPEPEPHVYGVDHGVSFGTENKLRTVLWQWAGDPIPDEGVDVLRRLAGLLEQDLGERLSRLLTTAEVRAARRRVQRLLAKGKFPMPPTDWPAVPYPPY; encoded by the coding sequence GTGACTGAGCTCACCCCGCCGGTGGCGATGCCGGTGCTGGACGCTCTGGAGCTGCTCGAACGAGGCGAGATCACGATCCAGGGCCGGATCACCACGGCCTCCAACGCCACCCTGTACTGCGGCATCGAACTCGACGGCGTGGCGGCGGCCTGCGTGTACAAGCCGGTCGTGGGGGAGCGGCCGCTGTGGGACTTTCCGGACGGCACGCTGGCCGAGCGCGAGGTGGCGACCTACCTGGTGGCCGCGGCGACCGGCTGGGAGCCGGTGCCGCCGACCGTGCTGCGCGAGGGGCCGATGGGCACCGGCATGGTGCAGCTGTGGATCGCCCACGACGACTCCTTCGACATCGTGGACGCGATCAACTCCGGACGGTCCCGGGCGCTGCAGCGGATGGCGCTGCTGGACGCGGTGGTCAACAACTCCGACCGCAAGGTCTCACACCTGCTGCCGGTCGTCGGGGACCTGCCGGAGCCGGAGCCGCACGTCTACGGCGTGGATCACGGGGTGAGCTTCGGCACCGAGAACAAGCTGCGCACCGTGCTGTGGCAGTGGGCCGGGGACCCGATCCCGGACGAGGGCGTCGACGTGCTGCGCCGGCTGGCCGGGCTGCTCGAGCAGGACCTCGGCGAGCGGTTGTCGCGGTTGCTCACCACGGCAGAGGTTCGGGCGGCCCGGCGGCGGGTGCAGCGGCTGCTGGCCAAGGGCAAGTTTCCGATGCCGCCCACCGACTGGCCGGCAGTTCCGTACCCGCCGTACTAG
- the mshC gene encoding cysteine--1-D-myo-inosityl 2-amino-2-deoxy-alpha-D-glucopyranoside ligase, with protein MQSWPTIDVPALPGDPRPLRLYDTAADEVRATAPGSTAKLYVCGITPYDATHLGHAATYLAFDLVQRQWLDAGHRVHYVQNVTDIDDPLLERAAATGVTWSELAERETELYRQDMAALRVLAPTEYVGVVESMDEIAEAVAKLLADDHAYRLEGDIYARTSASGRFGYESRYSRERMLTLFAERGGDPDRPGKQDPLDALLWRGRRDGEPFWDTAVGAGRPGWHVECSVIARNRLGMGIDVQGGGSDLRFPHHEHSAAHAEALTGEWPFARHYVHAGMIGLDGEKMSKSRGNLVFVSKLRGAGVDPMAIRLALLDGHYRSDREWTGGRLPAAERRLATWRQACSAAAGPAALPVLDRVRDRLADDLDTGGAITALDRWARLTLEQTAGAADPAAPDLVARTVDALLGVKL; from the coding sequence ATGCAGTCCTGGCCCACCATCGACGTGCCGGCGTTGCCGGGAGACCCGCGGCCGCTGAGGCTCTATGACACCGCGGCGGACGAGGTCAGGGCCACCGCGCCGGGCTCCACCGCCAAGCTCTACGTGTGCGGGATCACCCCGTATGACGCGACCCATCTGGGGCACGCCGCGACCTACCTGGCCTTTGACCTGGTGCAGCGGCAATGGCTGGACGCCGGGCACCGGGTGCACTACGTCCAGAACGTCACCGACATCGACGACCCGCTGCTGGAGCGGGCGGCCGCGACCGGCGTGACCTGGTCAGAGCTGGCCGAGCGCGAGACCGAGCTGTACCGCCAGGACATGGCCGCGCTGCGGGTGCTGGCGCCGACCGAGTACGTCGGCGTGGTGGAGTCGATGGACGAGATCGCCGAGGCGGTGGCCAAGCTGCTGGCCGATGACCACGCCTACCGGTTAGAAGGTGACATCTACGCCCGGACGTCGGCCAGCGGCCGTTTCGGCTACGAGTCCCGCTACTCCCGCGAGCGGATGCTCACGTTGTTCGCCGAGCGCGGCGGTGACCCCGACCGGCCCGGCAAGCAGGACCCGCTGGACGCGCTGCTGTGGCGTGGCCGCCGCGACGGCGAGCCGTTCTGGGACACCGCGGTCGGGGCCGGCCGGCCGGGCTGGCACGTCGAGTGCTCGGTGATCGCCCGCAACCGGCTGGGCATGGGCATCGACGTGCAGGGCGGTGGCTCGGACCTGCGGTTCCCCCATCACGAGCACTCGGCCGCGCACGCCGAGGCGCTCACCGGCGAGTGGCCGTTCGCCCGGCACTACGTGCACGCCGGCATGATCGGGCTGGACGGGGAGAAGATGAGCAAGTCCCGGGGAAACCTGGTGTTCGTCTCCAAGCTGCGCGGGGCCGGCGTCGACCCGATGGCGATCCGGCTGGCGCTGCTGGACGGGCACTACCGCAGCGACCGGGAGTGGACCGGCGGCCGGCTGCCGGCCGCCGAGCGGCGGCTGGCCACCTGGCGCCAGGCCTGCTCGGCGGCGGCCGGCCCGGCGGCCCTGCCGGTGCTGGATCGGGTGCGCGACCGGCTGGCCGATGACCTGGACACCGGCGGGGCGATCACGGCGCTGGACCGGTGGGCCAGGCTGACGCTGGAGCAGACCGCCGGCGCGGCCGACCCGGCGGCCCCGGACCTGGTGGCCCGCACCGTGGACGCCCTGCTCGGCGTCAAGCTGTAG
- a CDS encoding aldo/keto reductase has protein sequence MELRALGRSGLKVSRLGLGTMTWGAGTDPDEAAAILVAFHDAGGTLVDTASSYSQGDSERILGALIADVVPRSELLLASKAGLSWDGDQRSVNTSRGALLDALDASLTNLGVDHLDLWQVHTVDQSVPAEETLSALDAAVNSGKVRYAGLSNYCGWRTAQAATWQRAVPGRTPLVSNQVRYSLLERGVEREVLPACAELGLGILAYSPLGGGVLTGKYRHGVPSDSRGAAQGRSLASYSDGRQVGIVEAVATAADGLATSPITVALSWLRNRPGVAAAIVGARTLGQLTAAVQSLAVELPLEIQLALDDVSAPWFGYPEDVR, from the coding sequence GTGGAACTGCGCGCGCTGGGACGGAGCGGCCTCAAGGTGTCCCGGCTGGGCTTGGGGACCATGACCTGGGGAGCCGGCACCGACCCGGACGAGGCCGCGGCCATCCTGGTGGCCTTCCACGACGCCGGCGGAACCCTGGTCGACACGGCGTCCTCGTACTCCCAGGGCGACTCCGAGCGCATCCTGGGCGCCCTGATCGCCGACGTGGTGCCCCGGTCGGAGTTGCTGCTGGCCTCCAAGGCCGGCCTGAGCTGGGACGGCGATCAGCGGTCGGTGAACACCTCCCGCGGCGCGCTGCTGGACGCCCTGGACGCGTCGCTGACCAACCTCGGCGTCGATCACCTGGACCTGTGGCAGGTGCACACCGTCGACCAGAGCGTGCCGGCCGAGGAGACCCTGTCGGCGCTGGACGCCGCGGTCAACTCCGGCAAGGTGCGCTACGCGGGGCTGTCGAACTACTGCGGTTGGCGTACCGCCCAGGCCGCGACCTGGCAGCGGGCGGTGCCGGGCCGGACGCCGCTGGTCTCCAACCAGGTGCGGTACTCGCTGCTGGAGCGCGGCGTGGAGCGCGAGGTGCTGCCGGCCTGCGCCGAGCTGGGCCTGGGGATCCTGGCGTACTCGCCGCTGGGCGGCGGCGTGCTGACCGGCAAGTACCGGCACGGGGTGCCCTCGGACTCCCGCGGCGCGGCGCAGGGCCGCAGCCTCGCCAGTTACTCCGACGGCCGGCAGGTGGGCATCGTCGAGGCGGTGGCCACCGCCGCGGACGGGCTGGCCACCTCGCCGATCACGGTCGCGCTGTCGTGGCTGCGCAACCGGCCCGGGGTGGCCGCCGCCATCGTCGGCGCCCGGACCCTCGGCCAGCTGACCGCCGCGGTGCAGTCGCTGGCCGTCGAGCTGCCGCTGGAGATCCAGCTGGCCCTCGATGACGTGTCCGCGCCCTGGTTCGGCTACCCCGAGGACGTCCGCTGA
- a CDS encoding undecaprenyl-diphosphate phosphatase produces MSAEVSVLQAAFYGVVQGLTEFLPISSTGHLRILQAWLNPDVDQPGFTAFTAVIQLGTMAAVVLFFWRELLHVSVAWLRGLVDSRVRGSLEYRMGWYLILATIPVGVFGLIFSKQIETGARNLWLIASALIVLALVLLVAERRGTQTRTEEDITTKDALVVGVAQSLALIPGVSRSGATITAGLFQGLDRVTAARFSFLMSVPAVVASGLFEARKIGEEGAPGMGVTVVATVISFIVGLASIAWLLKFVSRHSTMSFIVYRVALGVLLLGLLASGAVSAT; encoded by the coding sequence ATGAGCGCCGAGGTGTCCGTCCTGCAGGCGGCGTTCTACGGCGTCGTGCAGGGGCTGACCGAATTCCTGCCGATCTCCTCCACGGGGCACCTGCGGATCCTGCAGGCCTGGCTGAACCCCGACGTCGACCAACCCGGCTTCACCGCCTTCACCGCCGTCATCCAGCTCGGCACGATGGCCGCGGTGGTGCTGTTCTTCTGGCGGGAGCTGCTGCACGTCTCGGTGGCCTGGCTGCGTGGCCTGGTCGACAGCCGGGTCCGCGGCTCGCTGGAGTACCGGATGGGCTGGTACCTGATCCTGGCCACCATCCCGGTCGGGGTGTTCGGCCTGATCTTCTCCAAACAGATCGAGACCGGGGCCCGCAATCTGTGGCTGATCGCCAGCGCGTTGATCGTGCTGGCGCTGGTGCTGCTGGTCGCCGAGCGGCGCGGCACCCAGACCCGGACGGAGGAGGACATCACCACCAAGGACGCCCTGGTGGTGGGCGTGGCCCAGTCCCTTGCCCTGATCCCGGGGGTGTCCCGGTCCGGGGCGACCATCACCGCCGGACTGTTCCAGGGCCTGGACCGGGTGACGGCGGCCAGGTTCTCGTTCCTGATGTCGGTGCCGGCGGTGGTGGCCTCCGGCCTGTTCGAGGCCCGCAAGATCGGCGAGGAGGGCGCGCCCGGAATGGGGGTGACCGTGGTGGCCACGGTGATCTCGTTCATCGTCGGGCTGGCCTCGATCGCCTGGCTGCTGAAGTTCGTCTCCCGGCACTCCACCATGTCGTTCATCGTCTACCGGGTCGCGCTCGGGGTGCTGCTGCTCGGGCTGCTGGCCAGCGGCGCCGTGTCGGCGACCTAG
- a CDS encoding SRPBCC family protein: MTTSSRYLVSVTRLIQADRQWLFDVLADPAQHPLIDGSGSVKAVRPGGPARLSLGATFSMDMHLAADYRIRNTVVEFDEPALIGWRHFNGHIWRYRFTEVAGGTEVTEEWDARGAPNRLALVLLRFPQRNRAGMIATLDRLAELAGSRD; encoded by the coding sequence GTGACTACCTCCTCGCGCTACCTGGTGTCGGTGACCAGGCTGATCCAGGCCGATCGGCAATGGCTGTTCGACGTGCTCGCCGACCCGGCCCAGCACCCGTTGATCGACGGCTCCGGTTCGGTGAAGGCCGTCCGCCCGGGCGGTCCCGCCCGGCTCAGCCTGGGCGCCACCTTCTCGATGGACATGCACCTGGCGGCGGACTACCGGATCCGCAACACCGTGGTGGAGTTCGACGAGCCGGCGCTGATCGGCTGGCGGCACTTCAACGGCCACATCTGGCGGTATCGGTTCACCGAGGTGGCCGGCGGCACCGAGGTCACCGAGGAATGGGATGCCCGCGGCGCGCCGAACCGGCTGGCCCTGGTGCTGCTGCGGTTTCCGCAACGCAACCGGGCCGGCATGATCGCCACCCTGGACCGGCTGGCCGAACTGGCCGGCAGCCGCGACTAG
- a CDS encoding DUF3090 domain-containing protein: MSRQFFFFDQPRRFVVGTVGQPGERVFYLQAADDSRIVSVALEKSQVLVLAERLEQLITEVATRTGFEVPEAVSPDTGPLENPIDEEFRVAAMGLAYDTESGLIIVEAQAPAETPEEAEASLLEDIEDGPDALRVRLAHQAAVDFIERARRVIAAGRPPCPLCNEPLDSAGHVCPRSNGYRRQVRLGSSD; the protein is encoded by the coding sequence ATGAGCCGTCAGTTCTTTTTCTTCGATCAGCCGCGACGCTTCGTCGTAGGCACCGTCGGCCAACCCGGCGAACGCGTGTTCTACCTGCAGGCCGCCGACGACAGCCGAATCGTCAGCGTGGCGCTGGAGAAGTCACAGGTGCTGGTGCTGGCCGAGCGGCTGGAGCAACTGATCACCGAGGTGGCCACCCGCACCGGTTTCGAGGTGCCCGAGGCGGTCTCGCCCGACACCGGGCCGCTGGAGAACCCGATCGACGAGGAGTTCCGGGTGGCGGCCATGGGACTGGCCTATGACACCGAATCCGGGTTGATCATCGTCGAGGCCCAGGCGCCGGCGGAGACGCCCGAAGAGGCCGAGGCCAGCCTGCTCGAAGACATCGAGGACGGTCCCGACGCGTTGCGGGTGCGGCTGGCGCACCAGGCTGCCGTCGACTTCATCGAGCGGGCCCGCCGGGTGATCGCGGCCGGCCGGCCGCCGTGCCCGCTGTGCAACGAGCCGCTGGACTCGGCCGGTCACGTCTGCCCGCGCAGCAACGGCTACCGGCGGCAAGTCCGGTTGGGGTCGAGTGACTGA